A window of Aequoribacter fuscus genomic DNA:
GGATTTGGGATGAGAAGTCTGATGCATTGGGATTAAAGGTTGAGCAGTCACTGGGGTGCTCAGCGTCCGTATAGGTTATACCCAGGTTCATGCCGAAGCTCTCAGTAAACTGCACAGTTGATTCTACCTCGACACCCTGGCTTTTTGTTTTGGGGACATTGAACGTCTGGAACCGTGTGCCATCGTACTCAAGTACCTGGAAGTCCTCGAAGTCCTGGTAGAAAATTGCCATATTCACCCGGGCGCGATTTTCCCAGAAATCGGTTTTTAAGCCGACTTCAAAGGCATCCACGGTTTCAGAGTCAAACCGTGGATCATCGCCGCCTGCACCTGAGGATACATCAAGATTGAATCCACCTGATTTGAATCCGTGCGTGAAGCTGGCATAAACATTGGTGTTGTCATTAAGGTGATAGGTGCCATTGACGGTATATGTCAGCTCTTCATCCTCAAATTTTTCATCAAAGGGCCGCGGCATGAAATCCACTAACCACGCGGTAGCGGGGTTAGTCGCATACGGTACAAAGAAGTCATCCGGATCATCCGGATCATAGAAGGGTGCTGTGAACACCCAGCAGTTGGTCGTGATGGCGGCCCCTAGGCGGCCAAGACTCAATCCTGGCGTTACGCTGTAGAAGGGTATGCTGTTTTCCAAGTTCTCAAAGCTCGCGAAACAGGCGTTATGCTGTCCGTCTACCTGCTCCTGCATTGAACCGTCTTTCTCTTCCTTAACGTAACGCAAGCCCAGAGTTACATCGAGTTTGTCGGTCACGGAGAACACATTGTGGGTGAAGATCGACCAGGTTTCGCTTTCCTGGGAAGCATGGGGAGAACCGAAGTCTGATACGGCGTCTACTCCACCGGAGACAAAATTCAGCTCATTCCATGTGGGCTGACCAAATGCACCAATACTCCAGCCAATTTGCATCTCCTCCTCAAACTGGAGTGTGTATTTCTGATCCAACTCCTCATAACCGTAGTAGGCGCCGACCATCCAATCCAATCGATCATTGAAGGCCAGTCCATTTAACCGAATTTCGTGGCTATAAGCTTCGGTTTCGGTACCGTTCATGGACTTGTAGTCGCGCTCAGGATTAAGCGCGCGGCCGGCTGGCGTGTCACCAACAGAGTAAATCGCGTTCTGCGTATAGTCCGCTCGCTCGGAGTCAGCGAATCCTTCGTTATACCCGCCCAAATAGGTCAAATCGCCAAGAGGGGTTTCTACATTGTACTCGACGGTGATCCCCCAACCTCGACTGGGGTTGCGATAAAAGTCATCAACAGCTTTTGAATCATCCAGCGCGTCTCTACCGACGAGGTCGGGTGGAACGCCCGCATTTTCGCCAAGACCAAGTTCGGGATCCACATAAGGTAATACGTTATCAAGGAGGAACTGCGAGTCATTGCGCCAAACCGCGAGGCAACACTTGTCGTCACCCTCTCCATAGCCGGCAGTTACCCGCAGTTCGCCTGCTTCTTCGGCATTCCACAACATATCCGCCCGGACCGAGCTTCGATCGCGACTGATATTGTCACCGCCAAAGCCGCCATCAATGAAGCCATCGCGCTTTCGGATAGAGCCGGTCACTTTTAACGCGAGAGTGTCCTCTATAAGCGGCATGTTGACGCCAACTTGGCCAGCGCCGAGGTCATAGTTGCCTGTGGTCAGGTTGCCGAAATAGCCAAATCTCTCCAGGTCCGGACGCTTGGTGTGGATGACCAATGCGCCAGCCGAGGTATTCCGACCAAACAAGGTGCCCTGAGGCCCCCGCAACAGCTCAATGCGCTCTATGTCTACCAGATCTCCGAGAACGCCGCCTGGCCGGGGCCGATAGAAACCGTCGACAAAAACCCCAACGGAACTTTCAAATCCGATGTTGTTGCCCGTGGTGCCAACACCCCGGACTCTGAGTACGACGCCACCTGTCGCTGAATCAGATGTATTGATATTGAAGCTGGGTGCCACTCGCTCAAGTGCCAGTATGTCATTCACCCCGGCATTCTCAAGGGTTTCTGACGTCATGACAGTGATAGCTATCGGCACATCTTGGACACTGGTGCTACGCTTCGTTGCAGTAACGAC
This region includes:
- a CDS encoding TonB-dependent receptor → MSKSCSFPKTALSRSVMLASVVVSGTLIAPNLASAQSGPAALEEVVVTATKRSTSVQDVPIAITVMTSETLENAGVNDILALERVAPSFNINTSDSATGGVVLRVRGVGTTGNNIGFESSVGVFVDGFYRPRPGGVLGDLVDIERIELLRGPQGTLFGRNTSAGALVIHTKRPDLERFGYFGNLTTGNYDLGAGQVGVNMPLIEDTLALKVTGSIRKRDGFIDGGFGGDNISRDRSSVRADMLWNAEEAGELRVTAGYGEGDDKCCLAVWRNDSQFLLDNVLPYVDPELGLGENAGVPPDLVGRDALDDSKAVDDFYRNPSRGWGITVEYNVETPLGDLTYLGGYNEGFADSERADYTQNAIYSVGDTPAGRALNPERDYKSMNGTETEAYSHEIRLNGLAFNDRLDWMVGAYYGYEELDQKYTLQFEEEMQIGWSIGAFGQPTWNELNFVSGGVDAVSDFGSPHASQESETWSIFTHNVFSVTDKLDVTLGLRYVKEEKDGSMQEQVDGQHNACFASFENLENSIPFYSVTPGLSLGRLGAAITTNCWVFTAPFYDPDDPDDFFVPYATNPATAWLVDFMPRPFDEKFEDEELTYTVNGTYHLNDNTNVYASFTHGFKSGGFNLDVSSGAGGDDPRFDSETVDAFEVGLKTDFWENRARVNMAIFYQDFEDFQVLEYDGTRFQTFNVPKTKSQGVEVESTVQFTESFGMNLGITYTDAEHPSDCSTFNPNASDFSSQILPLCGAPLTNSSEWVGVLSANYYQPVFDGNWAFFAYGSARYESERRTSTLPTERPNVAGLTTEAEVRAAVDAAVPLPGDIQDSNTKVDLRFGLTMLEHKVSIEVWGNNVFDERTKFNTFNIPLRGFTGDRARGQFVQEPRTYGLTLRKDF